The DNA sequence ACCGCGGCCTCACCGTCGGTGGCGGCGCCAAGGGCGTCGGCACCGGCGTGAACGAAACCCTGGTCCTCTGCGTGGTCGCGCTGTTCGCGGTCAACGTGGTCCTCACGACCATCGGCGTGCGGTTCGGGACGGGGCGCTGACATGGCCACCACGTCACAGAACACCGGCACCGTCCTGCGGCAGCGCTTCCCCCGCGGCTACGCCCGCGCCGAGAAGCTCGTCGCCGCACCGTCCCGCGGCCTCGACAGCGTCGGCCACGTCGCCTGGTTCGTGGTCACCGCCGTCGGCTCCATCGGCCACGCGCTGCGGTTCTACCGTAAGGAAGTGCTCCGGCTGATCGCCGAGATCGGCATGGGCACCGGCGCGATGGCCGTCATCGGCGGCACCGTCGCGATCGTCGGCTTCGTCACCCTCTCCGGTGGCTCACTGATCGCCATCCAGGGCTTCGCCTCCCTGGGCAACATCGGGGTGGAGGCCTTCACCGGCTTCTTCGCCGCCCTGGTCAACGTCCGCATCGCCGCACCCGTGGTCTCCGGGCAGGCGCTGGCCGCCACGGTCGGCGCGGGCGCCACCGCCGAGCTGGGCGCCATGCGCATCAGCGAGGAGATCGACGCCCTCGAGGTGATGGGCATCAAGTCGATCTCCTACCTCGTCTCGACGCGCATCATGGCCGGGTTCATCGTGATCATCCCGCTGTACGCGATGGCGATCATCATGAGCTTCCTGTCCGCGCAGGTCACCACGACGCTGTTCTACGGGCAGTCGACCGGCACCTACGAGCACTACTTCCGCACCTTCCTGCGCCCCGACGACGTCGCGTGGTCGTTCGTGCAGGCGATCGTCATCTCGATCATCGTGATGCTCAACCACTGCTACTACGGCTATTACGCCAGCGGCGGCCCGGTGGGCGTCGGCGAGGCGGTCGGCCGGTCGATGCGGGCGTCGCTGATCGCGATCGTGCTGGTGGTCCTGTTGGCCTCGTTGGCGCTCTACGGCACCGACCCGAACTTCAACCTCACGGTGTAGCGATGAGCGCCCCGCACGCCCCGGTCAACAATCCGCGCAAGCCGCCGTACAAACTGGCCGGCCTCGTCCTGCTCGTCGTCGTCGCCGCGGTCGCCACGGTGGTGTGGTTCCAGTTCCGCGGGGACTTCACCCCCCGCGAGAAGCTGACGATGATGTCCGCGCGCGCGGGTCTGAACCTCGATCCGGGCACCAAGGTGACCTACAACGGTGTGGAGATCGGCCGCGTTGCCGACGTCAACGCCGTCAGCGTGGGCAACGAGCCGAGGGCCAAGATCACCCTCGAGGGCGATCCGAAGTACCTGCAGTTGATCCCCGCCAACGTCGTGGCGGACATCTCGGCGACGACCGTCTTCGGCAACAAGTACGTGTCGTTCTCCTCGCCGCCGGACCCGGCCCGCGACCGCATCAGCACCGCCAGCGTCATCGACGTGACCCGCGTGACGACGGAGTTCAACACGCTGTTCGAGACGGTCGTGTCGGTCGCCGAGAAAGTCGACCCGGTCAAGCTGAACCAGACGCTGACCGCGACCGCGCAGGCCCTCGACGGGCTCGGCGACCGGTTCGGGGAGTCGATCATCAACGGCAACGCGATCCTGGCCGACATCAACCCGCAGATGCCGCAGATCCGCCGCGACACCCAGCTGCTCGCCGACCTCGGCGACGTCTACTCCGAGGCCGGGCCCGACCTGTTCGACGGTCTGGAGAACGCGGTGACGACGGCCCGCACGCTCAACGAGCAGCGCGGCAACCTCGACCAGACGCTGATGGCGGCGGTCGGGTTCGGCAACACCGGCGGTGACGTCTTCGAGCGCGGCGGCCCCTACCTGGTGCGCGGCGCCGAGGACCTGGTTCCGACCAGCAGGATCCTCGACGAGTACAGCCCGGCGCTGTTCTGCACCATCCGCAACTTCCACGACGTGGAACCGAAGATCGCCGCCTCCCTCGGCGGTAACGGCTACTCGCTCAACACCCACTCCGAGGTGCTCGGCGCGGCCAACCCGTACGTGTACCCGGACAACCTCCCACGCGTGAACGCCAGGGGCGGGCCGGAGGGACGGCCGGGCTGCTGGCAGCAGGTCACCCGTGACCTGTGGCCGGCGCCGTACCTGGTCGCCGACACCGGTGCGTCCATCGCGCCGTACAACCATCTCGAACTCGGCCAGCCGATCGCCATCGAATACGTCTGGGGCCGCCAGATCGGGGAGAACACGATCAACCCATGAAAATCACCGGTACCGCCATCAAGCTGGGCGCCTTCTCGCTGGTGCTGCTGCTGTTCACCGCGATCATCATCGTGGTGTTCGGTCAGATGCGGTTCGACCGCACCACCGGCTACACGGCGATCTTCTCCAACGCGAGCGGCCTGCGGCCCGGACAGTTCGTCCGCGCCTCCGGCGTCGAGGTGGGCAAGGTCTCCGGCGTCGAACTGATCGAGGGCGGCAGCAGAGTGAAGGTCGACTTCAAGGTCGACCGGTCCCTGCCGCTGTTCGACGAGACCACCGCATCGGTGCGCTACCTGAACCTGATCGGTGACCGCTACCTCGAGCTCAAGCGCGGTGACAGCGACCGCCGGATGCCCTCCGGGGGGACCATCCCGGTCGAACGCACCGAACCGGCGCTGGACCTCGACGCACTCATCGGCGGTTTCCGGCCGCTGTTCCGGGCGCTCGATCCGGAGAAGGTCAACAACATCGCCCAGTCGATCATCACGGTGTTCCAGGGCCAGGGCGGCACCATCAACGACATCCTCGACCAGACCGCATCGCTGACGACGGCCCTCGCCGACCGGGACCAGGCGATCGGCGAGGTGATCCGCAACCTCAACACCGTGCTCGACACCACGGTCAAGCACCAGCAGCAGTTCGACGAGACCCTGGTGAACTTCGAGAAGCTCATCACCGGTCTGAAGAACCGCGCCGACCCGATCGCCACCTCGGTCGCCGACATCAGCGACGCCGCGGGCACGGTGGCCGATCTGCTCGCCGACAACCGGCCGCTGCTGCAGGACACCATCGGCTACCTGGAGGCCACCCAGCAACCGCTGGTCGACCAGAAGGATCAGCTCAATGACATCCTCGTCCGGTTGCCGAACGCGTTGAAGATCATCGGTCGCGCCGGCGGCGTGTACGGCGACTTCTTCAACTT is a window from the Mycolicibacterium litorale genome containing:
- a CDS encoding MCE family protein, with the translated sequence MSAPHAPVNNPRKPPYKLAGLVLLVVVAAVATVVWFQFRGDFTPREKLTMMSARAGLNLDPGTKVTYNGVEIGRVADVNAVSVGNEPRAKITLEGDPKYLQLIPANVVADISATTVFGNKYVSFSSPPDPARDRISTASVIDVTRVTTEFNTLFETVVSVAEKVDPVKLNQTLTATAQALDGLGDRFGESIINGNAILADINPQMPQIRRDTQLLADLGDVYSEAGPDLFDGLENAVTTARTLNEQRGNLDQTLMAAVGFGNTGGDVFERGGPYLVRGAEDLVPTSRILDEYSPALFCTIRNFHDVEPKIAASLGGNGYSLNTHSEVLGAANPYVYPDNLPRVNARGGPEGRPGCWQQVTRDLWPAPYLVADTGASIAPYNHLELGQPIAIEYVWGRQIGENTINP
- a CDS encoding virulence factor Mce family protein; its protein translation is MKITGTAIKLGAFSLVLLLFTAIIIVVFGQMRFDRTTGYTAIFSNASGLRPGQFVRASGVEVGKVSGVELIEGGSRVKVDFKVDRSLPLFDETTASVRYLNLIGDRYLELKRGDSDRRMPSGGTIPVERTEPALDLDALIGGFRPLFRALDPEKVNNIAQSIITVFQGQGGTINDILDQTASLTTALADRDQAIGEVIRNLNTVLDTTVKHQQQFDETLVNFEKLITGLKNRADPIATSVADISDAAGTVADLLADNRPLLQDTIGYLEATQQPLVDQKDQLNDILVRLPNALKIIGRAGGVYGDFFNFYACDVTLKLNGLQPGGPVRTVKVWGQPTGRCTPQ
- a CDS encoding MlaE family ABC transporter permease; amino-acid sequence: MATTSQNTGTVLRQRFPRGYARAEKLVAAPSRGLDSVGHVAWFVVTAVGSIGHALRFYRKEVLRLIAEIGMGTGAMAVIGGTVAIVGFVTLSGGSLIAIQGFASLGNIGVEAFTGFFAALVNVRIAAPVVSGQALAATVGAGATAELGAMRISEEIDALEVMGIKSISYLVSTRIMAGFIVIIPLYAMAIIMSFLSAQVTTTLFYGQSTGTYEHYFRTFLRPDDVAWSFVQAIVISIIVMLNHCYYGYYASGGPVGVGEAVGRSMRASLIAIVLVVLLASLALYGTDPNFNLTV